The Agromyces mariniharenae genome includes a window with the following:
- a CDS encoding N-acyl-D-amino-acid deacylase family protein — protein MTLLIRDVIVVDGDGDGAGVGVGEGGSAEPLDVVVDDEVVQRVEARGTTSPESVDAVLAGDGRMLLPGFVDAHAHADGRLFDASVQLALLRQGVTTVIGGQDGVSYAPGDGAYASEYFAAINGPHPAWRGGGIRDLLASYDGATALNAGVLVPAGTVRHVACGRSTDAASPAELGRMRALVADGLADGALGLSTGLDYVPGIFAGTDELVALAEPVAAAGGVYVSHMRGGYEANSAAGIAEVAEIARRTGVPVHVSHFHAEPPIVHDLLDGLAASGVDATFDAYPYTRGCSILAMPILPASLTVRPVDEVLGALRDPAERQRLLDDWFPSIVDYPSLGPDWPGMLTLAHVASPEHAWALGRTLGDAARAAGTDPASFALDVLAASRLEVNVVMAVRHERSPAELASILAHPRAIGGSDGIFVGGHPHPRARGTFARYLRLLVLQEQALDWPDAAALVSTRAADRFGLGLRGRIRAGWTADLVLVDPDRVRDRATYDEPLALAEGIEDVLVAGVPVLAGGALTGATPGRGIRRGTRGSTTDGRPARSAARAAADRSAARSTSTGA, from the coding sequence ATGACGCTCCTCATCCGCGACGTCATCGTCGTCGACGGCGACGGCGACGGCGCCGGCGTGGGCGTGGGCGAGGGCGGTTCCGCCGAGCCGCTCGACGTCGTCGTCGACGACGAGGTCGTCCAGCGGGTCGAGGCGCGCGGCACGACCTCGCCCGAGTCGGTCGACGCGGTCCTCGCGGGCGACGGGCGGATGCTGCTGCCCGGCTTCGTCGACGCGCACGCGCATGCCGACGGCCGCCTGTTCGACGCCTCCGTGCAGCTCGCGCTCCTGCGCCAGGGCGTCACGACCGTCATCGGCGGACAGGACGGCGTCTCGTACGCGCCCGGAGACGGCGCCTACGCCAGCGAGTACTTCGCCGCGATCAACGGGCCGCATCCCGCATGGCGCGGCGGCGGCATCCGCGACCTGCTCGCGAGCTACGACGGCGCGACCGCACTCAACGCGGGCGTCCTCGTGCCGGCGGGCACCGTGCGGCACGTGGCCTGCGGCCGTTCGACGGATGCCGCGTCGCCCGCCGAGCTCGGCCGGATGCGCGCCCTCGTGGCCGACGGCCTCGCCGACGGCGCGCTCGGCCTCTCGACGGGACTCGACTACGTGCCCGGGATCTTCGCCGGCACCGACGAGCTCGTCGCCCTCGCCGAGCCGGTCGCCGCCGCGGGCGGCGTGTACGTGTCCCACATGCGCGGCGGCTACGAGGCGAACTCGGCGGCGGGCATCGCCGAGGTGGCCGAGATCGCCCGGCGCACGGGCGTGCCGGTGCACGTGTCGCACTTCCACGCCGAGCCGCCGATCGTGCACGACCTGCTCGACGGGCTCGCGGCATCCGGCGTCGATGCGACCTTCGACGCGTACCCGTACACGCGCGGGTGCTCCATCCTCGCGATGCCGATCCTGCCGGCGAGCCTCACCGTGCGACCCGTCGACGAGGTCCTCGGAGCGCTCCGCGATCCCGCGGAGCGGCAGCGGCTGCTCGACGACTGGTTCCCCTCGATCGTCGACTACCCGAGCCTCGGCCCCGACTGGCCGGGCATGCTCACGCTCGCCCACGTCGCGTCGCCCGAGCACGCGTGGGCGCTCGGCCGGACGCTCGGCGACGCCGCCCGGGCGGCCGGAACCGACCCGGCGAGCTTCGCGCTCGACGTGCTCGCCGCCTCGCGCCTCGAGGTGAACGTCGTCATGGCGGTGCGGCACGAGCGCTCCCCCGCGGAGCTCGCGTCGATCCTCGCGCACCCGCGCGCGATCGGCGGCTCCGACGGCATCTTCGTCGGCGGCCACCCGCATCCGCGCGCGCGGGGCACGTTCGCCCGGTACCTCCGCTTGCTCGTGCTCCAGGAGCAGGCGCTCGACTGGCCGGATGCCGCGGCCCTCGTCTCCACGCGAGCGGCCGACCGGTTCGGTCTCGGGCTCCGCGGGCGCATCCGCGCCGGGTGGACGGCCGACCTCGTGCTCGTCGATCCCGACCGCGTACGCGATCGCGCGACCTACGACGAGCCGCTCGCCCTCGCGGAGGGGATCGAGGACGTGCTCGTCGCGGGCGTGCCCGTGCTGGCGGGCGGCGCGCTCACCGGAGCGACGCCCGGCCGCGGCATCCGTCGCGGCACCCGGGGTTCGACGACCGACGGCCGACCCGCCCGGTCGGCCGCCCGGGCGGCCGCGGACCGCTCAGCCGCCCGATCCACCTCGACGGGAGCCTGA
- a CDS encoding IclR family transcriptional regulator, whose product MSQSVIRAARIIDAIAADPRTVAELAEAFGLHRSTMFRELQALEEVGWVRRRGNGRYTLGTRLAALSKEALDSLDLREAGAEHVRRLQRLTGNTVHLAALMDRSIVYVDKAEDESGVRMYSRIGKAVIPYCSAVGKAILAGLDTAGRDAVLDGVAWRRFTEHTITTRGALERELAAVSARGWAVDDREFEPYVNCIAVPIRSPLGVVGAVSVTAIRVVADVDRLKTFLPALRETSERISRELG is encoded by the coding sequence ATGTCGCAGAGCGTCATCCGCGCGGCGCGCATCATCGACGCGATCGCCGCCGATCCGCGCACGGTCGCGGAGCTCGCCGAGGCGTTCGGCCTGCACCGGTCGACGATGTTCCGCGAGCTGCAGGCGCTCGAGGAGGTCGGCTGGGTGCGCCGTCGCGGCAACGGCCGCTACACGCTCGGCACCCGGCTCGCGGCGCTCTCGAAGGAGGCGCTCGACTCGCTCGACCTGCGCGAGGCGGGTGCCGAGCACGTGCGGCGGCTGCAGCGGCTGACGGGCAACACCGTGCACCTCGCGGCGCTCATGGACCGCTCGATCGTCTACGTGGACAAGGCCGAGGACGAATCGGGCGTGCGCATGTACTCGCGCATCGGCAAGGCGGTCATCCCGTACTGCTCGGCGGTGGGGAAGGCGATCCTGGCGGGCCTCGACACGGCCGGGCGCGATGCCGTGCTCGACGGCGTCGCCTGGCGGCGATTCACCGAGCACACGATCACGACTCGAGGGGCCCTCGAACGCGAGCTCGCCGCCGTCTCGGCGCGTGGCTGGGCCGTCGACGACCGCGAGTTCGAGCCCTACGTGAACTGCATCGCGGTGCCGATCCGCAGCCCGCTCGGCGTCGTGGGGGCCGTCTCGGTCACCGCGATCCGCGTCGTCGCCGACGTCGATCGGCTGAAGACGTTCCTCCCCGCCCTGCGCGAGACGTCGGAGCGCATCTCGCGGGAGCTCGGCTGA
- a CDS encoding RidA family protein yields the protein MSKTAVTLSNAPKPAGPYSHGVVANGFLFTAGFGPQDPATGQVVEGGVAEQTRQVLRNIGAVLAEYGLDFDDVVKVTAHLEDLADFAEYNEAYAEFFTEPYPVRTTVGSRLANILVEIDVVAALREE from the coding sequence ATGTCCAAGACCGCCGTCACCCTCTCGAACGCGCCGAAGCCCGCCGGGCCCTACAGCCACGGCGTGGTCGCCAACGGCTTCCTCTTCACCGCGGGCTTCGGCCCGCAGGACCCGGCGACCGGCCAGGTCGTCGAGGGCGGCGTCGCGGAGCAGACGCGGCAGGTGCTGCGCAACATCGGCGCCGTGCTCGCCGAGTACGGGCTCGACTTCGACGACGTCGTGAAGGTGACCGCTCACCTCGAGGACCTCGCCGACTTCGCCGAGTACAACGAGGCCTACGCCGAGTTCTTCACCGAGCCCTACCCGGTGCGCACGACCGTCGGCTCGCGCCTCGCGAACATCCTCGTCGAGATCGACGTGGTGGCGGCCCTCCGGGAAGAGTAG
- a CDS encoding SGNH/GDSL hydrolase family protein, with translation MFRRGVGRGAATVVVAVGCLVLVACGMPVTSAPGQAAAPSPGQVVVAYYGDSYTRGTGASSPERRWSTIVARERGWWEFNPSIDGLGYVNNRELVGGDDLVEQIVQHEPAPDVVIVTMGLNDNFSMPARDDEIEAAIDADLRRFRDELPDARLVVVEPFWHTDERPDSVEQVIGWVEAAAADVDAEYIAGASRWLEGHPEWMAADGIHPNDDGYAEVARRMDEELERLGL, from the coding sequence GTGTTCCGCCGAGGGGTCGGGCGCGGCGCGGCGACCGTGGTCGTCGCGGTCGGATGCCTCGTGCTCGTCGCGTGCGGGATGCCGGTGACGTCCGCGCCCGGGCAGGCGGCCGCGCCGTCGCCCGGCCAGGTGGTCGTCGCGTACTACGGCGACTCCTACACGCGGGGGACCGGCGCGAGCTCGCCCGAACGCCGCTGGTCGACGATCGTCGCGCGGGAGCGCGGCTGGTGGGAGTTCAACCCGAGCATCGACGGCCTCGGATACGTGAACAACCGCGAGCTCGTCGGGGGCGACGATCTCGTCGAGCAGATCGTCCAGCATGAGCCGGCGCCCGACGTCGTGATCGTGACGATGGGCCTCAACGACAACTTCTCGATGCCCGCACGCGACGACGAGATCGAGGCCGCGATCGACGCCGACCTGCGTCGGTTCCGCGACGAACTGCCCGACGCGCGCCTCGTGGTCGTCGAGCCGTTCTGGCACACCGACGAGCGGCCGGATTCGGTGGAGCAGGTCATCGGTTGGGTCGAGGCGGCGGCCGCCGACGTCGACGCCGAGTACATCGCAGGTGCCTCGCGCTGGCTGGAGGGGCATCCGGAGTGGATGGCGGCCGACGGCATCCACCCGAACGACGACGGCTACGCCGAGGTCGCGCGCCGCATGGACGAGGAGCTCGAGCGGCTCGGGCTCTGA